One window from the genome of Sesamum indicum cultivar Zhongzhi No. 13 linkage group LG15, S_indicum_v1.0, whole genome shotgun sequence encodes:
- the LOC105178115 gene encoding UPF0235 protein C15orf40 homolog, whose amino-acid sequence MAPSKKTKSKVNSADSNQPPSNSKYPACLRAVPPSSVAISIHAKPGSKLATITDMNDEALGVQIDAPAKDGEANAALLDYISSVIGVKKRQVSIGSGSKSRDKVVIVEEVTLQGVFDALDKVLKNQ is encoded by the exons ATGGCTCCGAGCAAGAAAACCAAATCGAAGGTGAATTCGGCTGATTCAAATCAGCCTCCGTCCAACTCCAAGTACCCCGCGTGCCTCCGCGCCGTCCCTCCTTCCTCCGTCGCCATCTCCATCCACGCAAAGCCCGGTTCCAAACTGGCCACCATCACCG ATATGAATGACGAGGCATTAGGAGTGCAGATTGACGCCCCTGCTAAAGACGGTGAAGCTAACGCCGCACTTCTTGATTACATTAGCTcg GTTATTGGGGTGAAGAAAAGGCAAGTTTCAATAGGTTCCGGCTCAAAGTCGAGGGACAAGGTTGTGATAGTAGAGGAGGTAACTTTACAAGGTGTATTTGATGCTCTAGATAAAGTCCTAAAGAACCAGTGA